Genomic DNA from Paenibacillus borealis:
TGTTCAAGGCTATGCAGGGTATCTGCATCATATTGTCCGAAGTAACAGGACAGAAAGGTTTCCTTCTGTGGCCGCGAATAAGCTGAGCATACACATGCCAGATCAAACATGATATCGCCCATTCCGGCATATTCCCAGTCGATCAGCCGCACAGACCCGTCATCCAGAAAGTTGTTAGCAAAAGGATCATTATGGCACAGCCCCAGCTGCTGCTGTCCGTTTGACGCCCTGTCATGCTGAATGGCAGCAAGCTTCTCCAGCAGTTCGTCCAGATCTCCGGGAAGCCCGAGCTGGTGCCGGGCGGCAAATTGTATCCGGTCTTTAATATCCTGATAAGGCGAGAATGCATAGGCAACCGGCGGCAGGGCATGCACTTTGCTCATAGTATCGGCGATCCGCTTCATATTCACATCGGTGCCGGTATCCGCGTCGTTCCATTTCACGCCGTCAATGAACTCTGTGACCATATGACCCGTCTCCGTGGAGAAATACACTACCTTTGCGCCTACCCCTATGTCTGCCGCTGCCTGCATAGCCGCAAGCTCGGCCTCCCGGGAGATGCCGAGCCTGTCCGCGTTGCCGCCGCTTATGCGCAGAGCCAGCTTACGGATACCGTTAGTAATAATATAATTCTGATTAGTCAAGCCATCCTGCTGGTATTCAATGGCTGTATCCGCGATATCCCACTGCAATTCTTCCTCAATAATCTGCTTCATGTCTTCAGTCCATCCGCTCATGCTGGTTATTCCTTCCGTTGTATAGAGTAAAGGCAAAGATCAGGCAAGTTCAAGCTTGAACACAACAGGCAGCGCGCTGGCCACCGCTGTGGTGCGGATCGTTAACGCTTCTCCATCCCGTTCCCAGGCAGGCTGCTCATCGAAACCGAGCACGGACATCCTCTGGATAATTCCCTCGAAATACGGAGATTTCTCCCTAAGCGATTTAATGCGGACCACGCCATCCACAGGGAACACAAGGACGGTTGCATACAGGCAGTTGCCCTTCACGGTGAAACGGATGTCCTCAGGGGTGAACACCTTGGCGCTGCCGTCGGTGAACTGCCCTTCTTCAATGCGTGTCGGCCCTTCACCGAATGTGCGCCAGAAGGAGCTCTCATAAATGGCTTCACCATTTGTGCCCAGCCAGCCGCCGATAGCAGCCAGTATCTCCTTATCTTCATCGGCAAAGCTGCCGTCAGCCCGCGGACCCACATTCAGCAGGAGATTGCCGTTTTTGCTGACGATATCCACCAGATTGCAGATGATTTCTCCGGCCGGCTTGTAGTCATTATTCTCCGTATAACACCAGGAATTTCGCGCTGCTGCTGTATCCGTCTGCCAGAAGAACGGCTTCAGCTCAGCGAATTGCCCCCGTTCTACATCGGGAATGGCTGTGCCGAACATGAAGGCATCATGTTTATAATTAATGGCAGCCGTAGTTCCCCGCTGGGCAGCCCGGTTATAGTAATAGGCGGCGAATTTTTTCAGATACGGTTTGAATACAGCATTCTCAATCCACCAGTCGAAATAGAAAACCTTAGGCTGATACTGGTCGACCAGCTCGCAGCAGCGGATCAGCCAGTCTTCCAGATACTCTTCAGACGGAGGAGAGCCGTAGAGATCGTGATGATCCGGTTCCGGCATGGACGGCCAGTAGAAATCGCCGCGTTCCAGCGGCTCATGAATGTCGGAGTCGAACTCTTTACCGTGGGACATGAAGAACCAGTGCTCCGCGCGGTGGGAGGAGACGCCCAGCTCCAGATCAAGCTTCCCGAAGGCGGCCTTCAGCTCGCCGAGAATATCCCGCCCGGGCCCCATCTCGTACGTGTTATAATGGGAGACAGCGCTTTTATACATCTGGAAGCCGTCATGATGCTCTGCAACGGGAATGACATATCTGGCGCCGGAGGCTTTGAATAAGGCCGCCCACTCATCGGGGTTGAACTGCTGCGCTGTGAACAGGGGAATGAAATCCTTGTAACCGAAGTCCTTGTGGTTCCCGTAGACAGCCAGATGATGCTCATATTCTTTCGTACCTTGAATGTACATATTGCGTGAGTACCACTCATTGCTGAATGCCGGGACAGAATACAGTCCCCAGTGAATGAAAATGCCGAATTTGGCCTGGCGGTACCACTGCGGCACCTGATAGGCGCTTAGAGAATCCCAATCATCCTTATAGGGGCCGTTCTTAATGGTCTCGCCGATAAGATGCAAATATTCCGTAGTGTTCATAGTAAGTTTCTCATCCTCCCGCAATTTATATAACGCTTTCATTGTACCGGGCCGCAGGGGGATTAAGAATGTACGGGACTAACTTTCTGATGTACAAAAATAACCTTTAAGGCGGTCTGAACGATGGATCATCGCGCATTGCTCACCAGCTACTTATCCAATCTGAAGGTCGATCTGCTCATGGCGGACTATAATCAGTGCACCACACGGTGGAGGGATCTGGACTATACTCCGGACTACAGCAAGTTCTATTACATCTGCGGCGGTGAAGGTTGGCTGAAGATCGGGGATAAGGAATATTATCCGCAGCCGGGGGAGCTGATCCTGATGCCTGAGGGTGTGAAGCAGTCCTACTCATGCATCAGCGAACGGCCTTTTCTTAAATACTGGTGTCATTTCAGTGCCAAGGTCGGAGAGATCAACCTGTTCCGTGTCCTGGAGCTGAATCATGTATGCATTCCGGAGAATCCCGCTGCTGTCGAGGCGGCATTCCAGGGGATTACCGGGAGTACCCAATCGGATGCTGTATATGCCCCGCTGCTGGGCAAGAGCAGGCTGCTGGAGCTGATCGCCCATTACGTCATGAATCACAAGCTGGATGAAATCTCTTATAAGAATCTGGGCGCTGCCCGGAAGCTGACTGCTGTTCTGGATTACATCGCCGCGAATATCGAACACAATATTACGATTCATGACCTTGCCGAAATTGCCCATATGCACCCTAATTACTTCATGCGTCTGTTCAAGCAGCAGATCGGCGTACCCCCCATCCAGTACATCACCCGGCAAAAGATTGATAAAGCCAAAGACCTGCTGGCAACCACCTCCGGCTCGGTCAGCGAGATTGCCGACCAGCTCGGCTTCGGCGACCTGTTCTATTTCTCCAGGCAATTCAAGAAGCATGCCGGGCTTGCACCCACGGAATTCAGAAAACAGGAAACAGGAGGAGTTAAACCATGAGCATTGCGCAGTACAATGGATACCAGATCCGGTTAATGGATGAGCCGGCAGCCAGAGAGATTCTGAACTGGAAATACGAACCGCCTTATTCTCTGTACAATATGCTGGAGGATTCTGCTGAAACGGAGGATATTGAAGAGCTGATGGACGGCTCCTACTTCAGCGTACGCACTGCGGAGGGGGAACTGGCCGGATTCTTCTGTTACGGGCGGAATGCCCAGGTGGGAGGAGGAGTAGAGCTGGGATATTATCTGGATGGAACAGCGCTGGATATCGGACTGGGATTAAGGCCGGACCTGACCGGCGCTGGAAAAGGGCTTACTTTTCTGCAGGCGGGTATGAAGTTTGCACGGCGGACCTATGACGCGAAGCGGTTCCGGTTGTCGGTTGCAGCCTTTAATCTTCGGGCCATTGCCTTATACAAGAAGGCGGGTTTCCTGCCCGGCCAGAGCTTCACGAACCGGTATGGAGACACTGAAACAGAGTTCCTGCTGATGGAGACTCCTGTCCTGTTCTGACCCTCTTTAGCCAGAGTGGAGAATACAGGGCAAAGTCTGTTAAAATAGAATTATGGCATCATACATATCAAAGGAGAACTGAATGTGAACGATAACTTGAAGCAAGCGTACGTGCGGCTTGGATTAACTGAAACCGTAACCAGAGAGGAACTGAACAAGCGGTTCGATCTGCTCTTGAAGCGCAGACGTACCCTTTCAACGGATGAAGAGATCGCGGACTATGAAGCGGATTTCCAGTCGTACAAGCTTATTCTGGATACTTGGGACGAGCAGGAGATTCAAGAAGCGGAAGACCAGCGTCTGGCCAAATACGGGCGGTTCTCCGGGACTGCAAGCAAATGGGAACGCTTTATGCGGCTGTACAGAACACATGTTATTCTATCCATCATCGCAGTGCTTGTGCTGATTTTTGGCGGGAAAGCACTGTACGATAACTATCAGCATAGACAGTATCTTGCTTCACTGCCGCCGGTGGATGCGACCATTATGTTCGTGGGTAATTTCGGGGCTAAGGACAGCAGCGGGGATACAGCGGCATTGGAACAAGCGGTCATTGACGCTTATCCGCAGTGGAAGCGGGTAGAGGCGACCATTGTGTATCTGCCCAAGACCGGGGAAGGCGCTGATACGCTGGATATGAACCATATGCAGAAAGCTGTGGTCGAGCTGGCGGCCAACCGGCCGGATATCGTCATTATGGATGATGCCACCATTGAGTGGATCGGGGGACAGGCCGGATTCCAGAATCTCGAATCCATTACGGCGGACGGCAAGCTGGCTGCTGACGATGCACGTATGAGATGGGGAACGAATGAAGATACCGGCAAGCGCGAGCTGTATGGTGTCGATATTATGGACTCTCCGTTCATATCTGCACTGCCCATTGACTATAATGTGAAATCGATTATTATCGGTGTGCTTGGCGAAGACAATAAGGACAAGACGATTGAGTTTGTGAAGCATATTGCGGAGGAACAAGCCGCGAAGTAAATAGAATACAGAGAACAGCATATCTGAATATCTGAAAATATCAAAAAACCTCTCTTTCAATGGATGTTCACATCCATTTCGGAAGAGAGGTTTATTTGCTGTTCCTATTTCTCCAGGCGATAGCCGCCGTGGAATACAGGGCCGACATACTGATTGAAGGCATAGCCGTTGCGGATGGCTGCGGACACGAAGTCCTTCGCCTTAACTACGGATTCCTTCACCGATAAACCGTTAGCCAGACCGCCGGTAATAGCGGCGGCGAAGGTGCAGCCGGCTCCATGATTGTGGGCGGGTTCGATTTTGGCCGTCTCCAGAACGGTATATTCGCTGCCGTCGAAGAAGATATCGATCGCCTTATCTCCGCCCAGTGCCTTGCCGCCTTTGACGACAACATTCTTGGTGCCGAGCTGATGGATCAGGCGGGCCGCTTCCTTCATCTCTTCCAGGGTAGTCAGCTTGCCCAGACCCGAGAGGACACCAGCTTCGAACAGATTCGGTGTAGCTACAGTAGCCAGAGGGAGCAGCAGATCGCGGATTGCATTCGCGCTCTCCGGATTCAGCACTTCATCCTCGCCTTTGCAGACCATCACCGGGTCAATAACCACATTAGTCTGCAGATTGTTCTTGATCGCCTGCTCGGCAACCTGCACAATTTCGACACTGCCCAGCATACCCGTCTTCATCGCGTCTACGGGACCGCCGGCGAAGATCGTTTTGAGCTGCTCTGCGACGATTGCGGCATCAATCGGATA
This window encodes:
- a CDS encoding choline/ethanolamine kinase family protein — encoded protein: MSGWTEDMKQIIEEELQWDIADTAIEYQQDGLTNQNYIITNGIRKLALRISGGNADRLGISREAELAAMQAAADIGVGAKVVYFSTETGHMVTEFIDGVKWNDADTGTDVNMKRIADTMSKVHALPPVAYAFSPYQDIKDRIQFAARHQLGLPGDLDELLEKLAAIQHDRASNGQQQLGLCHNDPFANNFLDDGSVRLIDWEYAGMGDIMFDLACVCSAYSRPQKETFLSCYFGQYDADTLHSLEQMSYVVTFWNAMWAVLQAHGHNPVEPAESAEPATDYRQIADWMFARLRESL
- a CDS encoding alpha-L-fucosidase produces the protein MNTTEYLHLIGETIKNGPYKDDWDSLSAYQVPQWYRQAKFGIFIHWGLYSVPAFSNEWYSRNMYIQGTKEYEHHLAVYGNHKDFGYKDFIPLFTAQQFNPDEWAALFKASGARYVIPVAEHHDGFQMYKSAVSHYNTYEMGPGRDILGELKAAFGKLDLELGVSSHRAEHWFFMSHGKEFDSDIHEPLERGDFYWPSMPEPDHHDLYGSPPSEEYLEDWLIRCCELVDQYQPKVFYFDWWIENAVFKPYLKKFAAYYYNRAAQRGTTAAINYKHDAFMFGTAIPDVERGQFAELKPFFWQTDTAAARNSWCYTENNDYKPAGEIICNLVDIVSKNGNLLLNVGPRADGSFADEDKEILAAIGGWLGTNGEAIYESSFWRTFGEGPTRIEEGQFTDGSAKVFTPEDIRFTVKGNCLYATVLVFPVDGVVRIKSLREKSPYFEGIIQRMSVLGFDEQPAWERDGEALTIRTTAVASALPVVFKLELA
- a CDS encoding AraC family transcriptional regulator, translating into MDHRALLTSYLSNLKVDLLMADYNQCTTRWRDLDYTPDYSKFYYICGGEGWLKIGDKEYYPQPGELILMPEGVKQSYSCISERPFLKYWCHFSAKVGEINLFRVLELNHVCIPENPAAVEAAFQGITGSTQSDAVYAPLLGKSRLLELIAHYVMNHKLDEISYKNLGAARKLTAVLDYIAANIEHNITIHDLAEIAHMHPNYFMRLFKQQIGVPPIQYITRQKIDKAKDLLATTSGSVSEIADQLGFGDLFYFSRQFKKHAGLAPTEFRKQETGGVKP
- a CDS encoding GNAT family N-acetyltransferase — translated: MSIAQYNGYQIRLMDEPAAREILNWKYEPPYSLYNMLEDSAETEDIEELMDGSYFSVRTAEGELAGFFCYGRNAQVGGGVELGYYLDGTALDIGLGLRPDLTGAGKGLTFLQAGMKFARRTYDAKRFRLSVAAFNLRAIALYKKAGFLPGQSFTNRYGDTETEFLLMETPVLF
- the thiD gene encoding bifunctional hydroxymethylpyrimidine kinase/phosphomethylpyrimidine kinase; translation: MSKIIKTLTIAGSDSSGGAGIQADLKTFEEYGTYGFSALTTIVTMDPDRGWHHNVYPIDAAIVAEQLKTIFAGGPVDAMKTGMLGSVEIVQVAEQAIKNNLQTNVVIDPVMVCKGEDEVLNPESANAIRDLLLPLATVATPNLFEAGVLSGLGKLTTLEEMKEAARLIHQLGTKNVVVKGGKALGGDKAIDIFFDGSEYTVLETAKIEPAHNHGAGCTFAAAITGGLANGLSVKESVVKAKDFVSAAIRNGYAFNQYVGPVFHGGYRLEK